TCATATTGAGTGCTTGTCTGTTTGGATACACCTTTTTAGGTTCAAAGTCAGCGATATTTTTCAGGGACGCTAACCGTTCCACATTTGACAGTTTTTTTAATCTTTCCTTTTCCGCCTTGGATTGTCCCTCTATCTTAAACCAGAAATGCCGGTGTGTATCAATAATTTGGGTACACACATAGAGCGTCGGACGAACATGATATTGTTTGAAAAGCGGCAAAAGTTCGATATTGCCAGCGTGCCCATCGTCCATCGTAACCACAACACTTTTTGGGGGAATCTGCGATGTGTCCTTTCGGTGGATAGCCGCCACAAGGGTGTCCAATGAGATGACCGTGTAGTGGCGTGAGAGGTAGGCGATATGTTTGGCGAAAACCGTCGGTTTCGGATTGTGATACAGGAGGATAGCAACTCGATGTCGACAAATCCACTCTCGGATAAGAAATGGCATGCCCGATAGACAGACAAAAATTGCTATCATATTTTTAAGGAAATTCCGCATCTATGAACTCATTCTCAGTCGTTGCTACAAAAACCTTGATAAATCTCTTCCAACTTCCGAAGGGACTCTGTGTTGTTGAACTTCTCCTGAATCGTTGCGCGGGCGTTTCTACCCAACGCACTTGCAAAGTCAGAATCAGTCAACATCCGATATAGTGCTGTTGCTAACGCTTCTGGGTTTTGTGGTGGAACCCGGACACCATTTTTCTCAGCCTCAATCAAATCTACAATGCCACCCACATCCGAAGCAAGGCAGGGCATTCCAATTCCCATCGCCTCAATCAGTGCATTTGGTGAACTCTCGTGGAGTGAGGGAAGCACAAAAACATCTGCAGTCAAAAGCACAGAAAAGACATCCTCGCAGAAACCGGGAAACGTTATCTGTTCTGAGAGTCCGTATTCTGCTACGAGTGCACGGAGTTCCGCTTCCAGCTCGCCTTCACCGAGAAATGTGCATCGCCACGCGACATCCTTTTGGTTCAGTAAATTCAACGCCTCAATCAGATAGCGATGCCCTTTTTCAGGTGCGAAGCGTCCTACACTGACGATTAACTTTTCTTGGGTATCGTCTCCGCGTTGCTGAGACCATTCCTCGGTCGGTAATTCCAATAGGTTTGGAATGCTAACAACCTTTTTGTCTGGATACTGTTCGTGGAGATACCGTTGAATTTGCGCTGAATTCGTCAATAGAGTGTCGGCAGTGTTGTAAATAAGTTTTTCTGTGAGCCAGATCCGAAACTTTCCGTATCTCGCGTGGTAGTCGCCGCGTTGTGAGGCAATGAATGGAATCTTCCGCCACAGTCCAAGTTTACGGGAAAGTCCACAAAGGAAATTGGAATACCATAACCAACTATGTACGATGTTCGGTTTAACCGCATTGACAATACCGGCGAGCGCGAAAGCTTTTTCCAATAACTTCATGCGCCTACCTTCGTTTCCAAATGTGGCGACATCCTTTACACAGTGGACCTCTGCGAGTTCCGCTACGCGTTCGCCTTCGGCACGGCTCAGCACAACATAAGCCTCATATTGCTCCGGTGGCAACCGATCTAATGTCTTGAGCAGCTGCGACTCGGCACCATCCTTTGTCATAGAATCAATGACGTAGAGAATTCGCAATTTTTTAATTTTCCTTGCGGTAAAAATTCTCTGATTAATGCGTTGGGTTTCACTCGGTTTTGGGTGATTTCAGGTTTCTCTGATCTCTGAAAACACTGTACCGTGTGCGATTTTTAGTAGATCTCCGTTCAACCCAACCTACAAGACTTACTGCCGACAG
This DNA window, taken from Candidatus Poribacteria bacterium, encodes the following:
- a CDS encoding glycosyltransferase yields the protein MRILYVIDSMTKDGAESQLLKTLDRLPPEQYEAYVVLSRAEGERVAELAEVHCVKDVATFGNEGRRMKLLEKAFALAGIVNAVKPNIVHSWLWYSNFLCGLSRKLGLWRKIPFIASQRGDYHARYGKFRIWLTEKLIYNTADTLLTNSAQIQRYLHEQYPDKKVVSIPNLLELPTEEWSQQRGDDTQEKLIVSVGRFAPEKGHRYLIEALNLLNQKDVAWRCTFLGEGELEAELRALVAEYGLSEQITFPGFCEDVFSVLLTADVFVLPSLHESSPNALIEAMGIGMPCLASDVGGIVDLIEAEKNGVRVPPQNPEALATALYRMLTDSDFASALGRNARATIQEKFNNTESLRKLEEIYQGFCSND
- a CDS encoding polysaccharide deacetylase family protein; its protein translation is MIAIFVCLSGMPFLIREWICRHRVAILLYHNPKPTVFAKHIAYLSRHYTVISLDTLVAAIHRKDTSQIPPKSVVVTMDDGHAGNIELLPLFKQYHVRPTLYVCTQIIDTHRHFWFKIEGQSKAEKERLKKLSNVERLASLKNIADFEPKKVYPNRQALNMTEMNEMLESVDFQPHTRFHPILPRCTETECNHEILESKADLERLLGIKCFHFSYPNGDYTEREIEIVKASGFRSARTTDIGWNMLDTPPYQLKAIPITDEAGLTLFRAELTTIPQRLGRWVNALFWGK